The following are from one region of the Ruficoccus sp. ZRK36 genome:
- a CDS encoding heparinase II/III family protein, producing MDRLPTGQGLSRYPTALRTSLYFFACLFFASGCFGQNAEELTVMPAIGDGDGRFVKVEKTRLPAPDPINAEAIAELVPFVSEEPLGLGAPVSDRAFWEPLARLPGADEVIASAESLVDAPIPQLTEELWLRYQTENDRYAYQTPYTQLTYHLTDLALAEALEDAGRFLPQIENYLEAFLDLPTWSTPAHGSDMAVYRGECIVIDLHASQTAWLLATVEYWFADELPEELNLRLVEEVKRRVLTPYLSAIRRGQPLWWMVRPNNWTAVCAGSITGAALALEPDPETRAEYILCASELLERYIDTFSDEGISDEGMNYWTYGFSHFLWASEAIRKSTGNQVDILADDKVFKVSQIPRSMAISGKTYPAFGDQKIYGKPDASLYDFASMRYGLPYSRDFDKVDIGIHSKVRPPLAALSIAPFGSSAPQVQDYSPPSNALEDQGLRSWFPGSQYFVCRPGTVDSSGLGIAIHGGNNGVSHNHNDLGSYVVVKDGVPVLLDPGSEIYTGLTFGPTRYQSQMHNSYGHPVPLVADRMQKTGAEGYSTVLHADATPSVDSITLDLTHAYRSDSLLSVTRTLSYQRSAEPVSASVRIVDEASFSQPQNFSTALITLGDFQIINATTVMITYEGVSLYAQVDTRGADFTFIETPVTGFKLPNGLEPKRMGIALNSPLMAPYVAVEITSNPPQIQSLPANEELTSTQK from the coding sequence ATGGATCGTCTGCCTACCGGACAGGGTCTTTCCCGGTACCCCACAGCGCTGCGGACGTCGCTCTACTTTTTCGCATGCTTATTTTTTGCCAGTGGGTGCTTCGGCCAGAATGCTGAGGAGTTAACCGTGATGCCTGCTATCGGAGATGGGGATGGACGTTTTGTAAAAGTTGAAAAGACGAGGTTGCCCGCTCCAGATCCGATTAACGCAGAAGCCATCGCCGAATTGGTACCATTTGTGTCGGAGGAACCTCTTGGGCTGGGAGCACCCGTGTCGGACCGGGCGTTCTGGGAGCCTTTGGCCCGTCTTCCCGGGGCGGATGAGGTCATAGCCTCCGCCGAGTCTTTAGTCGATGCTCCGATACCCCAATTGACCGAGGAGCTGTGGCTGCGTTATCAGACTGAGAATGATCGTTATGCCTATCAAACGCCTTACACGCAGCTCACCTATCATTTGACGGATCTGGCCTTGGCGGAAGCTCTTGAAGATGCTGGCCGTTTTCTGCCGCAGATCGAAAACTATCTAGAGGCATTTCTCGATTTACCGACGTGGAGCACTCCCGCTCATGGAAGCGATATGGCGGTCTATCGTGGTGAGTGTATCGTCATCGATCTGCATGCCTCCCAAACCGCTTGGCTTCTTGCCACTGTGGAGTATTGGTTCGCGGATGAGCTTCCTGAGGAATTGAATCTTAGATTGGTAGAGGAGGTTAAGCGGCGCGTGCTCACTCCATACTTGTCTGCTATCCGCAGGGGACAGCCCTTGTGGTGGATGGTGAGACCGAATAACTGGACTGCTGTGTGTGCGGGCTCAATCACCGGCGCAGCTCTTGCTCTTGAGCCAGACCCGGAGACGCGCGCAGAGTATATCCTATGCGCGTCTGAGTTGCTTGAGCGCTACATCGACACCTTCTCGGACGAGGGCATTTCCGACGAGGGGATGAACTACTGGACCTACGGCTTTTCGCACTTCCTGTGGGCAAGTGAGGCGATACGCAAATCCACCGGTAATCAGGTGGACATACTGGCGGATGACAAAGTCTTCAAAGTCAGCCAGATCCCACGCTCCATGGCTATTTCCGGAAAGACCTATCCCGCCTTTGGTGATCAAAAGATTTATGGAAAGCCGGATGCATCCTTGTACGATTTTGCCTCCATGCGGTACGGGCTTCCGTACTCACGGGATTTCGACAAGGTAGACATCGGCATACACAGCAAGGTGCGTCCACCGCTGGCTGCTTTGTCCATCGCCCCCTTCGGTTCTTCTGCCCCGCAGGTGCAGGATTATTCACCACCTTCGAATGCGTTGGAGGATCAGGGCCTGCGCAGTTGGTTTCCCGGCAGTCAGTATTTTGTTTGTCGTCCGGGGACTGTCGATAGCTCTGGACTGGGAATCGCGATACATGGCGGGAATAATGGCGTATCGCATAACCACAACGACCTGGGGAGCTATGTTGTGGTCAAAGACGGTGTCCCCGTTCTGCTGGACCCCGGCTCTGAGATTTATACCGGCCTTACATTTGGGCCTACCCGCTACCAGAGCCAGATGCATAATTCGTATGGGCATCCGGTGCCACTTGTCGCAGATCGCATGCAGAAAACAGGGGCTGAAGGCTATTCCACCGTCCTCCATGCGGACGCCACTCCGAGCGTGGATAGCATAACGCTGGACCTCACCCATGCTTATCGTAGTGATTCACTGCTTTCGGTTACCCGCACACTGAGCTACCAACGCTCAGCAGAGCCGGTCAGCGCGTCAGTTCGCATCGTGGATGAGGCTTCTTTTAGCCAGCCCCAGAATTTCTCGACAGCGCTCATCACGCTGGGAGATTTCCAGATTATCAATGCCACGACGGTCATGATCACCTACGAGGGAGTCTCTCTTTATGCGCAGGTCGATACTCGCGGCGCTGATTTCACTTTTATCGAAACCCCAGTTACCGGTTTCAAGCTACCCAATGGATTAGAGCCAAAGCGTATGGGAATTGCGCTTAACTCTCCTCTAATGGCCCCATATGTCGCCGTCGAGATAACATCGAATCCACCCCAAATTCAGAGTTTGCCAGCGAATGAAGAACTTACCTCTACCCAAAAATGA